One Gimesia aquarii DNA segment encodes these proteins:
- the mnmG gene encoding tRNA uridine-5-carboxymethylaminomethyl(34) synthesis enzyme MnmG has product MSPSVYYEYDVVVVGAGHAGCEAALAAARLGAKTALLTMNCDTVGQMSCNPAIGGVAKGQIVREIDALGGEMGRVIDETGIQFRMLNLSKGPAMHSPRAQADKKAYQFCMKWKVEQQENLTLRQEMVKGLIVEQDRISGVIVHGDAQYHCRAVILTTGTFLQAIMHTGEAKTKGGRAGEGTTGTLSDSLVHLGFELQRFKTGTPARLNGRTINFSVLDEQPGDEDPQPFSFMTEKINQPQMSCYLTETNDYVHKLINENLDRAPMYSGQINSTGPRYCPSIEDKVVRFAERDSHQIFLEPEGRYTNEYYCNGISTSLPRDVQDKMIHSIRGLENTEIMRYGYAVEYDFATPTQLNPTLETKQVEGLYFAGQLNGTTGYEEAAGQGLLAGLNAALKIARKDDFILDRNEAYLGVLIDDLVTKGVDEPYRMFTSRAEFRLLLRQDNADRRMTPVGRRIGSVSNERWQKYQAYDTELKKAAQFIQSTRYQGNTLEEWLRRQDIGWTQISEFAPALEDFHFSERAIQQTLIEVQYAGYIRRQTAEIEKQKNVEALHIPDHIDYQVVPNLRNEAKEKLSRVKPRNVGQAGRISGVTPADLTVLVLYLNSSSRMAT; this is encoded by the coding sequence ATGAGTCCGTCGGTTTACTATGAATATGATGTGGTTGTCGTGGGAGCCGGGCATGCAGGCTGTGAAGCAGCATTGGCTGCAGCACGTTTAGGCGCAAAAACCGCACTCTTAACTATGAACTGCGATACCGTTGGTCAGATGAGTTGTAATCCTGCAATTGGAGGGGTTGCTAAGGGGCAAATTGTTCGTGAAATCGATGCCCTTGGTGGTGAGATGGGACGTGTGATCGATGAAACGGGAATTCAGTTTCGCATGCTCAATCTTTCTAAAGGTCCTGCTATGCATAGTCCACGTGCGCAAGCAGATAAAAAGGCCTATCAATTCTGCATGAAATGGAAGGTTGAGCAACAGGAAAATCTGACTCTCAGACAGGAAATGGTCAAGGGGCTGATTGTAGAACAGGATCGGATTTCGGGAGTGATAGTTCATGGCGACGCACAATATCATTGTCGTGCAGTGATTCTCACAACAGGAACATTCCTGCAGGCAATTATGCATACGGGAGAAGCTAAGACCAAAGGGGGCCGCGCTGGTGAAGGGACGACAGGAACTCTTTCAGATAGCCTGGTTCATCTTGGGTTTGAGCTTCAGCGTTTTAAAACAGGAACCCCTGCACGGTTGAACGGTCGTACGATTAACTTTTCAGTGCTCGATGAACAACCTGGAGATGAAGATCCCCAACCGTTTTCGTTTATGACAGAAAAAATAAATCAACCGCAAATGTCTTGTTATTTGACAGAGACGAATGACTACGTTCATAAGTTGATTAATGAAAATCTCGACCGAGCACCGATGTATTCTGGTCAGATCAATTCTACAGGGCCACGCTATTGTCCTTCGATCGAAGATAAAGTAGTACGTTTTGCAGAACGTGACTCTCATCAGATCTTTCTTGAACCAGAAGGGCGTTATACGAACGAGTATTACTGCAATGGTATTTCTACAAGTCTACCGCGTGACGTGCAAGACAAGATGATTCATTCTATACGAGGGCTGGAAAATACCGAGATTATGCGGTATGGCTATGCTGTTGAATATGATTTTGCGACTCCTACTCAGTTGAACCCAACCCTTGAAACGAAACAAGTAGAAGGCCTCTACTTTGCAGGCCAGCTTAATGGCACAACTGGTTATGAAGAAGCCGCTGGTCAAGGATTGTTAGCCGGGCTAAATGCGGCATTGAAAATTGCTCGCAAAGATGATTTTATTTTAGATCGGAATGAGGCTTATTTGGGAGTTCTGATTGACGATCTTGTTACGAAAGGAGTGGATGAGCCGTACCGCATGTTTACTTCTCGGGCAGAATTTCGTTTATTACTGAGACAGGATAACGCCGATCGTCGTATGACGCCTGTTGGTCGTCGTATTGGTTCTGTTTCTAACGAACGTTGGCAGAAATACCAAGCGTATGACACAGAACTCAAAAAGGCTGCCCAGTTTATTCAGAGCACTCGTTATCAAGGCAATACTTTGGAAGAGTGGCTTCGTCGTCAAGATATTGGTTGGACTCAAATTAGTGAGTTTGCACCAGCATTGGAGGACTTTCACTTCTCAGAACGTGCCATACAACAGACGCTGATTGAAGTGCAGTATGCTGGATATATCCGTCGTCAAACTGCCGAGATTGAGAAGCAGAAAAATGTTGAAGCACTGCACATACCTGACCATATTGATTACCAGGTTGTTCCTAATTTGCGTAATGAAGCCAAGGAAAAATTATCTCGAGTTAAACCCAGAAACGTGGGACAAGCAGGTAGAATCAGTGGCGTCACCCCGGCTGATTTAACAGTGCTGGTACTATATCTAAATAGCTCAAGTCGAATGGCGACTTAA
- the ruvB gene encoding Holliday junction branch migration DNA helicase RuvB encodes MVREPVIKGEDDPEDDFSGSEDTWHTGYMADDAEYDDALRPQRLSEVVGQRQVVERLEVFLDATRKRNEPLGHLLLDGPPGLGKTTLASVLPKELGTELQITSGPSLSAPKDLLPFLTNASHGSFLFIDEIHRMPATVEEFIYPAMEDFRVDITLGEGLNARTVNMKLQKFTVIGATTRSGMLTAPLRDRFVRREHLDFYEDDELIEIVRRNSKKLRTEISDDSAFEIARRSRGTPRKANNLLRWARDFATSKADGRITTEVVNRAFEMLEIDQLGLERQDRRYLETLIKTFSGGPAGVQALGHSLNIPADTLEDEVEPFLLRCGFIQRSPRGRVVTMSALEHLKMSLPDSGKLFS; translated from the coding sequence ATGGTTCGTGAGCCCGTCATTAAGGGGGAGGATGACCCGGAAGACGATTTTTCCGGGTCGGAAGATACTTGGCATACTGGCTATATGGCCGATGATGCAGAGTATGATGATGCGCTACGACCTCAAAGGCTTAGTGAGGTTGTTGGGCAAAGACAGGTTGTTGAACGATTAGAAGTTTTCCTCGACGCGACCAGAAAACGAAATGAGCCATTGGGGCATCTCTTACTGGATGGTCCACCCGGATTAGGAAAGACAACTCTTGCCTCTGTGTTGCCCAAAGAACTGGGAACTGAGTTACAAATTACTTCCGGACCTTCATTAAGTGCTCCCAAGGATCTGTTGCCTTTCTTGACAAATGCCAGTCATGGTTCGTTTTTATTTATTGATGAGATTCATCGTATGCCGGCGACAGTTGAGGAATTCATCTATCCCGCCATGGAAGACTTCCGGGTTGATATTACACTAGGCGAGGGTCTCAATGCCCGCACGGTCAATATGAAGTTGCAAAAATTCACAGTCATTGGTGCAACAACACGTAGTGGTATGTTAACAGCTCCATTACGCGACCGATTTGTACGCCGAGAACATTTGGATTTTTATGAAGACGATGAATTGATCGAAATTGTCCGGAGAAATTCGAAGAAGCTGCGGACTGAAATTTCTGATGATTCCGCGTTTGAGATAGCCAGACGCAGTCGCGGCACTCCGCGTAAAGCCAATAACCTTTTACGTTGGGCACGTGATTTTGCCACAAGTAAAGCTGATGGAAGGATCACAACCGAAGTTGTGAACCGTGCGTTTGAGATGTTAGAGATTGATCAGCTTGGTCTGGAACGACAAGACAGGCGCTATCTGGAAACTCTTATCAAAACATTTTCTGGCGGACCTGCCGGAGTTCAAGCACTTGGTCATAGTTTGAATATTCCTGCAGATACATTAGAAGATGAAGTTGAGCCATTTTTATTGCGATGCGGATTTATTCAACGTTCTCCCCGCGGCCGAGTCGTCACAATGTCAGCATTAGAACATCTCAAAATGTCGTTACCCGATTCGGGTAAACTATTCAGCTAA
- a CDS encoding YebC/PmpR family DNA-binding transcriptional regulator: MAGHSHWANIAAKKGVIDKKRGKLFGKLSRAIIVAAQHGGGDPAMNLALRYAIDKARKASMPKENIDRAVKKGCGELTGEKFEELVYEGYGAAGVAVLCDILTENRNRTAGEIRKIFEVHGGNLGSTGCVAWMFERKGLFLVPTENVVEDELFEIALEAGADDVSANGDVFEVTCSVESFQHVSEEFENRKIPTNLAEISRIPANTVDLGVNDGKKVLKLMEALEDHDDVQSVTANFNIPDEIMAEVIAD; encoded by the coding sequence ATGGCAGGGCATTCACATTGGGCAAATATCGCCGCTAAGAAAGGGGTGATTGATAAAAAGCGGGGTAAACTGTTCGGCAAATTGAGCCGCGCGATTATCGTGGCGGCACAACATGGTGGGGGAGATCCTGCTATGAACTTAGCCTTGCGGTATGCAATTGATAAAGCCCGCAAAGCGAGTATGCCCAAGGAAAACATTGATCGCGCGGTGAAAAAAGGGTGTGGCGAGTTAACTGGAGAAAAATTTGAAGAGCTCGTCTATGAGGGATATGGTGCAGCCGGGGTGGCGGTGTTATGTGATATCCTGACTGAAAATCGTAACCGTACCGCTGGAGAGATCCGCAAGATTTTTGAAGTACACGGTGGTAATCTTGGCAGTACAGGCTGTGTTGCCTGGATGTTTGAGCGGAAAGGCCTTTTTCTGGTTCCCACAGAGAATGTCGTTGAAGATGAATTATTTGAGATCGCATTGGAAGCAGGAGCAGACGATGTCTCTGCCAATGGTGATGTCTTCGAAGTTACCTGTAGCGTCGAATCTTTCCAACACGTATCCGAGGAATTTGAAAACAGAAAAATTCCAACGAATCTGGCAGAAATTTCACGGATTCCAGCAAATACTGTCGATCTGGGGGTGAATGACGGTAAAAAAGTCCTCAAACTAATGGAAGCTTTAGAAGATCACGATGATGTGCAAAGTGTAACTGCGAACTTTAATATTCCGGATGAAATTATGGCTGAGGTCATAGCGGATTAA
- a CDS encoding tetratricopeptide repeat protein encodes MCGFPKMVIILACQFMLLPGLLVFNALIPLSAKMPDKKEAAKQTQKQSTPKVFSLEEGIADDVVLPLTPLKPRTPDELKEVDSAAWYMTGRMREARNDFIGAYEAYKKAMELNPNSVEIYRVLIRLASGLDKTDEAIKYAQKAVELDPEDYELMRKLGLHMAGQGRFEEAVTFLKKASDSPSIDKKSGVYVIIKHDQANLYERLGKNEEAAQCWEVVFNALSNPDQYTFEYNSRSQLEAKQGKLFERMGQSFLETDRLKRAVEAFNKAAESQKGRPGVLKYHLAQVYFRSKQYQKALNALQVYYDEQLQSKGRKAYEFLAEILKALNRSDELIPKLEKLAQKDRFNRTLHYYLAEQYGAQGRFDEAEKTYLDSIGKSSDSEGLAGLITLYQKNHKYEKLIATLSKAIQTGDGIQKIQSNLQEMSKDEKFVRALIAEAQKLKAKNPPGVDVFSGFIIAKLAAEAHQDKAAREFYQFAMDSAERHAKPQIRGNWTLLILQEYSQLLREENQYGELSMLLQKAVENPLLAPQRNNLLYFLADARERNGETEAALKVNAEARQTAPKFPLLDYQHAWIYYHNRDWKNAIVQLQNFLKKYPRQKERVYQVKMMLSNVYVQQGDLAKGEAILEEMLAEDPENPSINNDLGYLYADQGKNLEKAEKMIRIALKSEPNNMAYLDSMGWVLFKRQKYEEALEYLEKASKLPGGGDSTILDHLADCYHKLGKTEKAKELWKSALEEAQKSSPPDAKMIEQIQQKLDQ; translated from the coding sequence ATGTGCGGTTTTCCGAAGATGGTAATCATTTTAGCTTGCCAGTTCATGTTGTTACCTGGTTTATTGGTATTTAACGCCTTAATTCCTCTTTCTGCCAAGATGCCCGATAAGAAAGAGGCAGCGAAACAGACACAAAAGCAGTCCACACCTAAAGTATTCTCTCTGGAAGAAGGGATTGCAGATGATGTTGTACTGCCCCTTACACCTCTCAAACCTCGCACTCCTGACGAGTTAAAAGAAGTCGACTCCGCTGCCTGGTATATGACAGGTCGTATGCGTGAGGCCCGTAATGATTTCATAGGAGCTTACGAAGCCTACAAGAAGGCCATGGAATTGAATCCCAATTCGGTCGAAATTTATCGAGTGTTAATCAGGTTGGCTTCAGGATTAGATAAGACTGACGAAGCGATTAAATACGCTCAGAAAGCGGTTGAACTTGATCCAGAAGATTATGAACTCATGCGAAAGCTGGGTTTACATATGGCAGGTCAGGGGCGTTTCGAAGAGGCAGTTACGTTTCTGAAAAAAGCATCTGATTCACCATCCATCGATAAAAAATCTGGTGTGTATGTAATTATCAAGCACGATCAGGCAAATCTCTATGAACGATTGGGGAAGAATGAGGAAGCGGCTCAGTGTTGGGAGGTTGTCTTCAATGCATTGTCGAATCCCGACCAATATACTTTTGAGTATAATTCTCGTTCTCAACTTGAAGCTAAGCAGGGGAAGCTCTTTGAGAGAATGGGGCAGTCTTTTCTTGAGACTGACCGACTGAAGCGCGCAGTCGAAGCATTCAACAAAGCAGCAGAGTCACAAAAAGGGCGACCTGGTGTCCTGAAATATCATCTGGCCCAGGTGTACTTTCGATCTAAACAGTACCAGAAAGCACTTAATGCATTACAAGTTTATTACGATGAGCAACTACAATCAAAAGGCCGTAAGGCTTATGAATTTCTTGCAGAAATATTAAAAGCACTGAATCGTTCAGATGAACTGATTCCTAAGCTGGAAAAACTGGCACAAAAGGATCGATTTAATCGCACGCTTCACTACTACCTGGCAGAACAATATGGAGCTCAAGGACGTTTTGACGAAGCAGAAAAAACATATTTGGATTCAATCGGTAAATCATCCGATTCGGAAGGTTTGGCTGGTTTGATTACTTTGTATCAAAAGAATCACAAATATGAGAAGCTGATTGCAACGCTATCCAAAGCTATCCAAACTGGAGATGGAATCCAGAAGATTCAATCGAATTTACAGGAGATGTCTAAAGATGAAAAGTTCGTAAGAGCCTTGATTGCTGAGGCACAAAAATTGAAAGCGAAAAATCCACCAGGGGTCGATGTCTTTTCTGGATTTATTATAGCAAAATTAGCAGCCGAAGCTCACCAAGATAAAGCAGCACGTGAGTTCTATCAGTTTGCGATGGACTCTGCAGAAAGGCACGCCAAACCACAAATTAGAGGTAATTGGACATTACTCATACTACAGGAATACAGCCAACTATTGAGAGAGGAAAATCAATATGGGGAGCTCTCGATGTTGTTGCAAAAGGCCGTCGAAAATCCTTTACTGGCACCGCAGCGCAATAACTTATTATATTTTTTGGCAGATGCACGTGAGCGCAATGGTGAAACAGAAGCAGCGCTCAAGGTGAATGCAGAAGCTCGACAGACAGCACCTAAGTTTCCGTTGCTAGATTACCAACATGCCTGGATCTATTATCATAATCGCGATTGGAAAAATGCAATCGTACAACTACAGAATTTTCTCAAGAAGTACCCAAGGCAGAAGGAACGGGTATATCAGGTTAAGATGATGCTTTCCAATGTCTACGTACAACAAGGTGATCTTGCTAAAGGGGAAGCAATTCTTGAAGAGATGCTTGCTGAAGATCCAGAAAACCCTTCTATCAATAATGACCTGGGCTATCTCTATGCTGACCAAGGCAAAAATCTGGAAAAAGCGGAAAAGATGATACGAATTGCTTTGAAGTCAGAGCCTAATAATATGGCTTATCTCGACAGTATGGGGTGGGTTTTATTTAAACGGCAAAAGTATGAAGAAGCGCTCGAATATCTTGAGAAAGCCAGTAAATTACCTGGGGGAGGAGACAGTACGATTCTAGATCATTTAGCAGACTGTTATCACAAACTGGGAAAAACGGAAAAAGCGAAGGAACTCTGGAAGTCGGCATTAGAGGAAGCACAAAAATCTTCTCCACCCGATGCAAAAATGATTGAACAGATTCAGCAAAAACTCGATCAATAA